TCATGTCTGGCATTTTCATTTCAgaaacattccttttttttttttttttaataattttatttatttatttccccaaagccccagtagatagttgtatgtcatagttgcacatccttctagttgctatatgtgggatgcggcctcagcatcgccggagaagcggtgccttggtgcgcgcccgggatccgaacccaggccgccagcagtggagctcgtgcacttaaccgctaagccacagggccggcccttcagAAACATTCTAAAGCAGTTAGTTACTAAGAATAAGTAGAATGTTGTTGCTTGATATGAAAAAACTCAAGAATGTTGTCTTAGTCCAGTCCATTACATGAATGGTAAACATGGACAAGAGGTAACaagatatttttagaaaagcaCCTGGCTAcactataaaaataaagagacCATCAAAAAAGTTCATGCCACTGGCTAGTCATCTGTGCTTCCTTGAAGTACTCTGTGTCAGCTGTTGTCCATGTGTGGTTCCAGGACTAACAATGTActgcctgggaacttgttagaaatgcacattctcaggccctaacccaaaccaactgAATCAGCAACTCTGGGTGTGGGGTCCAGCAATGTGTGTTTTTAACaagattctgatgcatgctaaagttgGAGAACCATTACCTAGTGATGTAGTCTCATGGTAAGGAAATATCACAAGGCAATTTGCTGTATGTATCTTGCCAGGTTTTCTGATCTCCTGTTCCCTCCACCCACAACCCCACCAAGAGGTGATGTGGATTCCAAAAAGAAAATGGGTGTTTAGCCTATGCTTTGTGCAATTCAGTGTTGTCAACTACAAAGAGATCTTATATACAGGACTTGTATTGAAGCGCTCAAGAGTATAGTCTGTCGAGTCAAGCCCCCGGTTTCAAATACTGACTCCACTTTCTACCAACTGTTTCTCATCTCCTCCTTCTTTtagtttcctccatttataaaatgataGCTAATAATATAGTTACCTCATGGGGTCGAGATGATTAAatgtaaagtgcttggcatataataACTGATTCATAAAATGCTATTATGTTACAATGAGATTTTTCTTTCCTAGGCTATATTTTGATACAAACATCAAGGTGAGCATTGCTTCAGTTGAATAACCATGTcacatttgcaatgtcatgttaGGTTGTAGGAAAGTcggaagaaaaaatactgaatgcACATGCTGCCTTCCCTCTTACCATGTGAACAGGACTAATGAAGTAATGTTTATAGAACAAGGAGTAATTGTAACATATCCTGTAAGTTCAGAATACACTTATGATAATGACAGCCTCTGCATTTAGTTTTACAACAATACCCTTCTAGGCCTCCAACTATAAAGAATCTCATTAATTGGTGTTGGTGGTGAGAACCTGATATTTTTAATTCCTGCTGCTTCTTATTTGAATCTTTTACGACAAAATTCTGCAAGAGCTACAGCACAACTCAGCACATTCAAAAACATTCAGCCTAGGTTTCCCTCTCCTGATTTAACTAACACGGTCAGTGTAAACCTAGAGAATTCAAAGCTATTACATTTCTCCAGCAAAATCAGGCTAAACTTTGAAGGTCAAGCATTTACTTGTAATTTTGCATGATACAGTTAAAAAACACTATTTGCATGTGAAAACCTTAATGACCGTCTGATCAGCTGTCTAAAACAACCCGTGTTAAATTGAAGATGTTCATTAAAATCCACTTGATTTGCTGGTGGAGACTATACATTTAGGCCTCAGTCAATCTGTTGGCTTACTCAAAGTATAAAGTGCGTAACTAGTCTAGAAGACCTTCAAGGACCCTTCTAATCCTGAAGCCTTTAATTCCAAACTGAATGTAGTGGGAgcagaaacatttacatttccacaAAAATATTCCTACTTTCAATAGTGTATGAGGATGGCAGCCTTTTTAAACTAGTAAGATTAAGAGCCATTCACAAGTTTTCTGGGTTACACTAACATTAAGGTTCAGTTTTCCTTTGAATCTCAGATGGTAGGTGTggtataattaaaaatatgtattcggtctttgtccctggttcctggcacaaagctcctaaaacacttggaatttcctaagtgatgtttttttttactcattaacAAGCCTCTTTTTCCCAtgcctgagtttatgctaataagGTGACTCTTGGCACTAGTCACCAGAGGAACCAACCAGATGATCAGAGGGCTAGAACTATCAGCCTCATCCCAAGATCtccagggaaggaggaagggctgGAGAGTAAGTTCAATAATCAATGGCCAATGATGTAATCAACCACATCTAGGTAATGAAACTTTAGTAAACAAGGTTAAGGGAGATTCCAGTTTGGTAAACACAACCATGTGCTGGGAGGATGGAACACCAGAAAGGCGTGGAAGCTCTGCCCACCTCTCCCCCACCACctccttgccctatgcatctcttccatttggctgttcctgggttgtatcttttataataaaactataCTCATAAGTacagtgctttcctgagttctgtgagtcagtCTAGTGCATTATTGAAACTGCCCTAATCTGTAGCTGGCTGGGGAGAAGTGCGGGTATCCTGGGGACTCCATTTTTGGCTGGTATCTGAagtgggagcagtcttgtggtACTGATCACTTAACTTGTGGAGTGCATACTAACTCTGGGTAGTGTTACAAGTGAAGTGAACTGtttggacacccagttggtgtcggCGAATTAAGAAGTGCTGTTAGAACAGGGGAGACAGAAGAGGCTCTCCTATCATTCTCCAGTGACCTGGGATTCCTGTGACGACCAATGTCGGTCACTCTACTGGCCAGCTGTCACACTGTAGACCTAGCTAAAAACCCGAGCAGGAGTAAAGTGGGAGGAATAAAATATCCACACTTCAGTACTTTAAGTAAATATACATCAtggtttttaacagttttttttattttttcccccaaagccacagtagatagttgtacgtcatagccgcacatccttctagttgctgtatgtgggacgcggcctcaacaaggccggagaagcggtgtgtcggtgcgcgcccgggatccgaaccccggccgccagcagcggagcgcgcgcacttaaccgctaagccatggcgccggcccttAACAGctgttttatgttatatgtaaaatgctttgcAAACTGCTAGTTAACATAAGGTTTATCACCAGTGGGTagctttcctctccttctgcaaTTAAATTAACTGGCATTTGGAGCATAACGATACAGCCTTTTCATCTTTTGGGAAAAGTAAAATGAACTATACCTGCCCCTCAAACCTGTCTTGAAAGGCCTTGCCAATCTGCAAACTCAAATGATCATTTTTAACACTTGGTTGAGCCTTTGTCCCTGATCTCTACCTTGTGGTCATAGCTCTTGAAagattatgtttaaaaataaatcctgtTTCATACTTTGGCTTAAGGGCACAGCATGAGCTATTTTCAGCATTCAAAATTCACTAGATACTAACTAGTAATTTACATACTTGAGACCACTAtttgtcaggttttttttttttttaactacaacTAACTCTGGAAGCTGGACAtcttaaggaaaacaaaattcaatGTGATATAATTCCATCAGCATTTCCTgacttcaaaggaaaaaaaatacatatatataagtaaataagCTTTGCAGTAGGTACCCAAACTGCCAAACACAACAGACTTGGAAATGCTCATATGCTTTTTTGATCTCAAAATAAACACAACCTCCTATTCCTATTATCTCTAAATCTGCGACTTCTCCAGTTGTGGGAAGCCTTTCTCTTCAGTATATTTCATAAATGTGATACCATTTAACAGCAGGATTACCAAAGGGGGATAAATTGATCTTTTAAATCTAACACACTAATAAGTggagaaagtatttttaaaataggctttaccaaaaaaatgccattggcTGTTGTGCCCTACCATGTAAGAACTGCAAATAAccacctcttcctccttctcttcttttgaaCTGATTTTTGGGGATTGGAAGTGTGTACTGAGAATTTTATATCTTCTATATTTATATCGTGTACCAGTCATGTTAATACAGGTAACATAAAATCATGttaatacagatgagaaaacatctTTGACCACAAATCAACTTCCAGACtggtgaaaaacaaaaaaaaaaaaaaaaagaagagtcatgaacacataattttaaagtttactttaaaaatgtaaatatttcccAATATTTAACAGGTAAAGAAAATAGCATATTGGTTTATTTTATGtggttgttatattttattttccaagtaatactgattaaaaatatttacacaccTACTTTTAAGTCCACAGTTTAGCACTCTTATTTGTATGGCTTTAAAAGTTATAGCACAAGATCTTTACATTAAGGATCAGGGAAAAAGATTCATTCAAAACAAAGCCTGATATATTATATACAAGTTTTTCTCTgtactttattttaaatacattaatttttaaatgatgctCATCTTTTTTTCATCTGATGGTAAAATACTAGTGCAACTTCTCATCAAAATAAAGTTTACCACAGATATAAATGAATTTTCCCAATTGAAAATGGCCCTTCAGCTGCCATTAAATGAAATCTCTCAACTTAAGTGGAAAAGAATTGGTTGTCATTATAAGCAAAAATATAAAGTACTATAGCATCACCTACATCACTCCTTACAACACAAACTTTGAAAGAACCAGAGATGCTTTACAGAAGTTTAGTTGGTTTTGAAAAGGCACATgggtgtggatttttttttttacattctagAAATTTTGCCACCACCATTCTGTTTCTGTTGCAGAGATGACATCCATGACTACTGGGATAGACAAGAATGTTGTTCAAACTAAAGAAAGCCAGAAGCCAAAATTTAACTGCACAGTAACAATGCACTTTTCTTCATGCAGCCTTGTGTTTCCTATATACTCAATTTTCTAACATGCATTAGAATACATAACCTTGTATTCTAATGAATTTGTTTGATTTTACAATACGGAAAAAATCTGAGGAAGGACGTGACctaggaaagagagaagggagaaccCTTACCACAATGAAAATAGATACATTCGTACCCAACTATATAATAAGAATATAATCCATTTAAGTTTCCAGAAATATACTTCTCAAAGTTTCCCATTCATTTATGGGAAAGACCCCTCCTCTGTGGCATTAAGTGGGGGGAAATCGGTTTGTTTCAACAGAAACAGTTCAGCACAACAGGAAAAAGTTTAACTTTGGTCCACTTGTCTGTTAGCTTAAGGACAGTCACACTGCCCACCATCAGTTCAAAAACCCaacacataaatttaaaaatatattcattcgtTATTTCATTCTAGAACCGGCACAGGTGTTCTGTTCTCATTCCCTGACCCTTCAGCTTGGGAATCCATTGTTGGTTTGGTCTCTAAACCCTCAGCATCTTCGTGATCTTCTCTGGCAGCCTCAGCAGCATCTGCTTGGCTAGGGTCTCTCTCTTCCTGGTTCATGATCTCAGGGGTCACTTGATCCAAGTCTGCTTCTAGAAGCTCAGTTTGTACTTCTATTGGCATCTGATTTACCCGTTCAACGTGCAGTTCCTCTACATGTACTTCAGTACCTTCTTCCGTCTGAATTCGACCCACTTCTAGATAACTCACCTGGACCTGCTCTGGAAGCTCACTTATGTGTGAATCGTGCACTTGGCTGTCTTGAAGCAGATCTGGATGGACCTGTTCCACAGTCACTTGTGCTGAATCCACCTGAACCTGAAGCAATGGTAACACATGCACCTTCCCAACTTGTTCTATAATAGTCATTGATGTCACAGGTTCAGTTTGCACACGTGTTTCTACTGAAAGAACTTCTTCGGTTACTAGACGCTCTGAAATATTATGAGTATCACTGAGATGCCTCCTCAATTCATTTCCTTGCATAAACCACAAGTCACATAAAGTACAATGGTTGGGTTTATCTCCAGTGTGTATTACCAAGTGATCTTTGAACTGGTCCCAGCTGTTAAACACACTGTTACAGACCTAAAATAACCAAACATATGGTATTAACAATACTTATATTCACACTAAAGGAAATATGTATGCTTTATTCTCTGTAAAGAAAAAGTTGAAGATTTTTCTGAAAATGTCATGAATATGATATTTGTAATCTGGTCCAAGAGATTTCCTATTCTTTTATTTGGTCATTTAGCTGATGTAGCTAACAACTTAAATACATTTTGGGAAACATTTTCATATTGCCTTCATTGTTTAAAATGTCATATGAATTCTAGGAATGTCAAGTAGCAATATTATAATTTCTCCCACAATATCAACATTTAGAACGATTACATTATTTGGGATCAATATAACACTAATCATGGAACAAGAGTCAATTACAGCTGGTTGGCCTCCTGCTGCCTCACTTCTGAATTCTAATGACTGCTCTATGGTTAAGAATAACCATAGTCTCAGACTGCCTGTTATTTAGGACATAATTTTACTAACATTGGTGTCACCTAAGGTTGGGTAAAAAAACACTACTCTAATCCTCCTTATAAAATCAAGACAATGATGTTCTTTGCCCTCATTTCTTTCCAAATGGTCAGCTCTGTACCTTTGCTCTAGACTCTGATACCCTTCACTCTTAACGGTTTCAAACACAGATGCCTTTGCTATGAATACACCCACACATACCTGACATTCATAaagcttctttcttcccttttttgccCCCACTCCAGTTTGGCACGCAGTCAGGTGACATTTGAGTGTGCTATTTCTAGCAAATCGTTCATGACAATTTGGACATTCAAAAGGTTTTTCACCTAttagaatagaaaaaattatattgacaaattaagaaaaatagaaaaagcaaataaagtttttttgtttttggttaatTCTAATAGCACCTTCTTGAAAGGAAGATAAGAATTTATAATTCAGATGTTTCTACCACATCCAAAAGATTGTTCTAGAAGTGGAAATGAGTTTTTAGTGATTATTATAATTGTACGTGTGctctgacaaaaaaataaaatttagatctGAGTTCTATCCCATGTTTttgcatttcttaaaaaattgtATATTCTCCCTCAGATAAAAATCAAGATCAATCTCTACTTCAGGGAAATGCATCACTATCCATTCTGTaagcattttttgagcacttactgtgtaccagacCATGTGCTAGGTGACTAAGATAAATaaactttccttctttttaaaacctTCATATCACAGGCCACGGTATTTCAGGAaggtaaaatacataaaaataaacaaatgcaatACAGTATAGAAGGCCTGTTACAGAAAAGAGGGCCATGGAAAATGTACTACAGCAGCACAAAGGAGGAGAGTGATTAATTTTGCCTGGAATGGAATgagagaaggaatggaaagaagttTATTCTAGGAAGAGGCACAGAGTGTAAAACAGTACGGTGAGTAGGAGTAACGAGGGAGACATCAATAATGACTCCCAGCTCTCTGGCTTAGAATACCAACCAGAATAAAGAACACAGAAGTCCAAGTAGGTTTGTAGTGGGGTGTGCTGGGAAAGATTATAAATtcagttttgtgtctgctgagtTCAAGAGCAAAGTGGAAAATTCTGGTAGACAGCTGTATAGACAAATCTGGAGACAAATAGAGGGTGGACTGATATATAGATTAGAAGTTATTTTAGGtggtaataaaaacctttaatgTGGATAAAACTCCCAGGATGTTATGTGATAACACAATGAAGGCCAGAACCCAATGAAACACCAAGTTAAATCAGCAGGTAGATGAAGCagcaaaggaaatggaaacaacagccagaagtagaaggaaaagacactgagggaaattaaagaagaaatttcagGAAGATGAGGGTAGTAAACAGTGCCAAACTGAAAGAGATGTCACACAGGATAACAAAGGGACTGTAACAACTCCAGCAAGAACAGTGCGAGTGGTGTGGTGGGACCAAAAGTCAGACTACAGTGGGATGAGGGAGAGTGAGTGAGAGGCAAGTCACTGGAAACAGTCAGTACAGAAATTCTTTCAGGAAGGCTTGGAAGTAAAGAGGAGAGATGGCTAGAGGGGGACAAGTCATTAAGAGATTCTTTAAGTCAGAAGAGAttcattacttatttttttgctcGGGGGAAGCcagtggaggaagagaggaggagtggGAATGACATAGGAAGCATAGTCTTGGAGGAGACATCAAGGTGTGGGATCCAGGACAGGccttgaaaaagaaaagggaaatatcTTTCTCTGTagtaagagaggaggagacaaagACGAAGTTTACCCTACAGCTAAGTTAGGGATAGGAAGACAGCTATGTCATTTGCTGGGGTGGAATAGGGGCAGGGGTCTTGAGTGCTGCACTGAAGGTCTAGaatagaaattaggaaaacaaagatATAAATCAGATACCAAAAGGTCTAACCTTAAGTTAGACTTAAGTCTGACAGGAATTTTTTCCAGCAGTGCTCAGTAGGGATTAGGAGTAAATCACTGCAATAATTCCACGATGGAGGGTTTTTTTAGAGTAAGTGACTTCAGAAGCCAAGGGAATGTGCTTAGAGTACAAGAAAAAGTGACTCAAGTTGTTTACAATGAGGACAAGACAAGACAGAGAAGTCAGAAATGGGGCAATAAGCTAGGTGGCATGGGATATGGAAAGACTGGAAGGCTAAATGAGGCAGAGCCCGACAGagtaaggaaaggagagaaaattcaAGAGACAGGATGATGCTTGTAGAGAATGGGCCCCAGTGATGATGAGGTCCCAGTTGTGACTCTCATCCTTAGGCAGAACAGACACAGTCAAGTAACTTTgagctgtgtttttttccctgacAAAACTACAGCTTATTTTTTGTGTAATTTTCATGagatgaaaaaattaatttgagagagAAGACCTAATCACCTAGAATTAGTGTTGGTATCCCCAAATGTTGGGAGATATTGTTAAATAAAACGGTTAAGTTTTGGATTTTGGTAGTATGTAATTTTTCAATATAAATGAAACCTACAAATATAAATTGGCATAGCCTCTTTAAAGAGCAATTTGATAATATCTGCCAAGATTTAAAAGGCACATATTCTTTGACTTGGCAATTCTgctcttaaaaattaaattactcaAATATGTACACAAAGCTATGTACAAGTATGCTTATTGCAGTATAGTTTATAGCATAGCAAAAGACTAGCAACAACCTAAATGTGGATCAACAGGAGTGGTTAAGTAAATTGTCATACCCATACACTGAAATATGCAGCCACagtgaaaaaaattaagtagatTCATGCATGTTCCATACATTAAAAACAGttcaagataaatgaaatagcACAACACTGTACTGCATGTTCCTGTTTGTTTTCTCAaaacctctgtgtgtctctctgtgaTTACTTGAAAATGCAAATCCTCCAGaaggataaataagaaaatgatggCAGTAGCTGTTTCTGGAGAGATCTACTGAAGTAGGAAAGAGATCCACTTTTCACTGTGTATCATTTGagcttttgttatttaaaaaattagtttaacAAGCCCAATAAAATCCAGAAATAGCAACAGATTAATTATACTTTAGATGTATGGAAAGCACAGTCTTCAAAATGCTTTTACCATCTTCTCTTGTCACAACTCTGTCAAGTAGGTATCATTATTCATATTTATACCGACAAGGAAAGAGACCCGAAGATAAAGTCACCAGTCAAGTTTATCATGCTGGCAAACGTAAGAACTAGAGCCAGAATCTAATTCTTATTTCGGGACCCACATTCTTTCCATGATTCTACACTACCTCTCTGGGAAACTAGGGaataattatttgaaaacatGGTTAAAGGTCACCTTTAGGTTCTCTTTCATACTCGGTGTCTCTGTCAGTATGTCTGAtatatccccccacccccaaagtgcttacccttctatatttttctgaattcatttacaGCACTTATGAAACTAACTACATGATCTTGCCCTCATCTCCCAtcatcactttctctctcttgccCTTGAATCACCGGTAGTTTGTTCACGATGCCTAAGCGCATGCCACATGGTCAGCCCTTCCTAACTCTTCAGCTGCATCTCCTGGCATTCCTCTACTTGGACCGAACCCTTGAGCCATAATAACCTACTAGCAGTGCTCCATATGAGTtacttcctctctttcctctttgcctgtgtatgtttcatttcttttgcctGGAATGCTCATCTTCTGGCTAACTCCTTTACCTTTGGGAGTCATCATAGGGTAAACCGTCTAGGAAGCaatccttgccttttccatcataaACAAACAGCCCAGGCAGGCATTCCCATAAGTCTCTGTGCTTACCTCTATCAGAACCTAGCCTGTCACACTGTGATTGTGCCTGCTTGCCTCCCCACCATAACTTTGAGCTCCTTGATGGCAGGGACTCTAAAATTTCTTTATCTCCATGACCTAGCAGGTtggcattattattactattttccaaatggaaacaaaataattCCAGAGGACAAGTAACAGCCAAATTTTGCAAATCAAGCCATAGATTACAGTGTATGCTTTAAGAACATACAAGAAACCAAATCACTAAATAAAAGTACGCAAAATATGAAACTGTGTTATAAGTAAAAAACAATCCATCCTTTGTTAATgtaaacacaatttaaaactgtTTACTTATGCTTCTCTTGAATTCACTAAGTCATTGATCACATCTGCAACTATTTTGTCACTAATTACTAGTACAATAATTGAGATTAAAAAAGACAACGAAAGTTCAGTTTGCTTTATGTGCTCAAATGTTCGTCCAGTGGACATCTGGTTCTATAATTTATAACTACTTAAGTTAATTAAGTTACTTACATTACCTCACATCATTTTGAAGGGAAAGACAAAGACATACAACACATTGTACTTTGgctgtatattctgctgtttaaTCCAAAACACAAAGTGCAGGACTTGGAAAGgacattttaaaactttcaaaatgGTCTGTGTTGTCCTATTTTCAAATAGGTAAGTCACTAGTTTTGGATAAAAGAGACAATTGCTTCTATTTTCACATTGCTAGGAAATAATATAAAAGTGACTAATTATCTGTTGAGGTACTGGAAACCACTATCAAAGTGTGCTAGTTACCAAGTTAATGTCTATTTACTAATTTAACGTGTGGCTGGTCAATCAATCCTTTTGCAAAACTAATCCACAGTTACCACAAAATGTTCATCAAAAGACCATTAAAATAGatgaatatttgttttctaaGGACCAAAAACTATAACTATGGGCAGTTTCCAAATATACAGCAGGTATACAATGTATGAAAATCCgaaagtaggggctggcccggtgacacagcggttaagcgtgcacgctctgcttcggcagcccaaggttcgcagattcagatcctgggtgcgcactgacgaaccgcttgtcaagccaggctgtggcggcgtcccgtataaagtagaggaagatgagtgcggatgttagcccactgccaatcttcctcggcaaaaaggggaagattggcattggatgttagttcagggctgatcttcctcacaaaaaaaaaaaaaaaaaaaaagaaaatcggaAAGTATTTTCCCAAAAGATTTCATAAACACCTATTAGTTAGCTAAACTAGTACTTTAAAGCCTTTTAAATCCACACTGAGATTTAAGAAAAGTATGAGATTCTCTTGCTACTCATGCAACCACTGAGTATTGACACTAAGCATTTATTCAGGACCTGAGTATTGATATCAAGCATTCGGACAGTGAGGGATACCATATTATCTGAATCTATCCAGTTTCTCAATTTCAAGTAGTGTGTAGTGAGTGACTTTGGACAGCAGGGGATCTATGAAAAAATTTCATCCACAGTTCTCCAAACTCTGCAAAGAGAAAGATTCTGAACAGTGTGTGATACCTATGTTATAATTACAGTATTAACAGTCTAAACAACCTTAACCACCACACATAATAAGAACTTGGGAATAAGTGTCCAGAAGTCTGACACTTAACAAACCATAGCAACTGCTCTCCCCACACCCTTATTATAGTGGGTTTAGGGACTTCCCAAGATTCAAGTAATTGGTGGTAGCTCCTGTGTGTGGCACAGGAGACCTAGCAAAGAATGCTTAGGAAGTGGGAGCAAGGACAGGGAATCTGTCAAGGAAAAAATAGGCACAGGGGATGGATGCAGAACTAACAGCCAGAGGCTCTACGGTAGACTCCCTGGGACATCTCCCTCATGCCTGGGATGGTACCCAGAAGGACAGTATAAAGACTTTACCCTTCTCATCTCCCTGGCTGTCCACGAGTCTTGACACGTTTGCCCTTAGAGAGGTGAGGGGAAATGGACATATACTACTTACCTAGCTACCAGGTCAAAACAGATGACCAAACACACACAAAGGTATAAACACATCAGGGATTGTTTGTAAATGTACTCATCTATGTAATGTATTAACAAGAGAcaggaaatgtaaaaataataacagtgaaGTTTCACTATAATTAGGATTTCATAATTTATTACTCTTAATAAATAATGACAAACTGTGTTTTacgttatttcttttaaaaatataaaatttggcAAGGTGTAAGTGTGACAATTGTGAAGTTGATATTGATTTTGCTTTTAAAGCATCAATATTTCAAACTAATATTACAAATACAGTGTGAACTCAACTTGCTCATTAGAAAACAGAGCAGATGGTTTCTGTGgtactagttaaaaaaaaaaaaaggattcagacACTTAGACTTGAAGTGATGtgaaaaaatatacttttaacataaattatttaCTAATTACCTGTATGTTTTCGAAGATGTTCTTTAAAATGTCCAAAGTGGTCAAACTGTTTCTCACAGTACTGACATATGTGAATTTTTTTCCCAGTTCTTTGCTTCTTACTGACTCCACCTTCTTCGAGGTGGTAACAATTGAGGTGCTGTTTCCATGCGCTCTCCCGAAGATACCTTTTATTGCATATTTCACACTTGAAACTCTCAGTGGAGTGTGATTTCATGTGTTCCTTAAAATGGTAAAACAATTTAAATGAACGGTTACATTTCTCACAATGGAACAAGTCCTTCACATGTGACAGCTGAAGTTCCACAATTTCAATACCTTCTACCTGTTTGCTTGTGGGGTCAGATGCACAGCCATCTTCTTCTTTAATCTGCCCTTTTCTATCACCTTGACGGTACTTGCTGGTAATATCCGCCAACAGTGCCAGAGCAGAATCATCAGAGGAACCTGTGCTCTGAATGTACTTTATGGACTGCTTGGCAGAAGCCACTTCCTCTAATGTTTCGATGCCTTCATCTTCCACTTCAATTGTGCCTTCGGCAATCTCCACCTCAATTTCAACAGGTTCTGATTCTGCAGATGGCAACGACTCAGTGATAACATTTGAAGTTTctgcaatctttcttttttttgcctcacTTTTTCCTGTGGCATTTTCCTCTAGTGGAGCTGAGTTTTCTTTGTTCCTGAAATACATAATGTATGAATTAAAAAGTCTATAAGATCTATCAAAATCCTAACAGGCTTTTTGGACGAAATTGATAAGCTGATGAtagaatttatatggaaaggcagaaAACAAGACTGCAGGACTTATACTACCTGGATTCAAGACTTATTGTAAAGCTTCAGTAAATTACGAAAATGTGATATTGGTGAAAGGATAGATGTAAAgaataatggaacagaataaagtccagaaatagacccactcttata
The Diceros bicornis minor isolate mBicDic1 chromosome 20, mDicBic1.mat.cur, whole genome shotgun sequence genome window above contains:
- the ZNF131 gene encoding zinc finger protein 131 isoform X2; the encoded protein is MEAEETMECLQEFPEHHKMILDRLNEQREQDRFTDITLIVDGHHFKAHKAVLAACSKFFYKFFQEFTQEPLVEIEGVSKMAFRHLIEFTYTAKLMIQGEEEANDVWKAAEFLQMLEAIKALEVRNKENSAPLEENATGKSEAKKRKIAETSNVITESLPSAESEPVEIEVEIAEGTIEVEDEGIETLEEVASAKQSIKYIQSTGSSDDSALALLADITSKYRQGDRKGQIKEEDGCASDPTSKQEHMKSHSTESFKCEICNKRYLRESAWKQHLNCYHLEEGGVSKKQRTGKKIHICQYCEKQFDHFGHFKEHLRKHTGEKPFECPNCHERFARNSTLKCHLTACQTGVGAKKGRKKLYECQVCNSVFNSWDQFKDHLVIHTGDKPNHCTLCDLWFMQGNELRRHLSDTHNISERLVTEEVLSVETRVQTEPVTSMTIIEQVGKVHVLPLLQVQVDSAQVTVEQVHPDLLQDSQVHDSHISELPEQVQVSYLEVGRIQTEEGTEVHVEELHVERVNQMPIEVQTELLEADLDQVTPEIMNQEERDPSQADAAEAAREDHEDAEGLETKPTMDSQAEGSGNENRTPVPVLE
- the ZNF131 gene encoding zinc finger protein 131 isoform X1, with the protein product MEAEETMECLQEFPEHHKMILDRLNEQREQDRFTDITLIVDGHHFKAHKAVLAACSKFFYKFFQEFTQEPLVEIEGVSKMAFRHLIEFTYTAKLMIQGEEEANDVWKAAEFLQMLEAIKALEVRNKENSAPLEENATGKSEAKKRKIAETSNVITESLPSAESEPVEIEVEIAEGTIEVEDEGIETLEEVASAKQSIKYIQSTGSSDDSALALLADITSKYRQGDRKGQIKEEDGCASDPTSKQVEGIEIVELQLSHVKDLFHCEKCNRSFKLFYHFKEHMKSHSTESFKCEICNKRYLRESAWKQHLNCYHLEEGGVSKKQRTGKKIHICQYCEKQFDHFGHFKEHLRKHTGEKPFECPNCHERFARNSTLKCHLTACQTGVGAKKGRKKLYECQVCNSVFNSWDQFKDHLVIHTGDKPNHCTLCDLWFMQGNELRRHLSDTHNISERLVTEEVLSVETRVQTEPVTSMTIIEQVGKVHVLPLLQVQVDSAQVTVEQVHPDLLQDSQVHDSHISELPEQVQVSYLEVGRIQTEEGTEVHVEELHVERVNQMPIEVQTELLEADLDQVTPEIMNQEERDPSQADAAEAAREDHEDAEGLETKPTMDSQAEGSGNENRTPVPVLE
- the ZNF131 gene encoding zinc finger protein 131 isoform X4, with the protein product MKSHSTESFKCEICNKRYLRESAWKQHLNCYHLEEGGVSKKQRTGKKIHICQYCEKQFDHFGHFKEHLRKHTGEKPFECPNCHERFARNSTLKCHLTACQTGVGAKKGRKKLYECQVCNSVFNSWDQFKDHLVIHTGDKPNHCTLCDLWFMQGNELRRHLSDTHNISERLVTEEVLSVETRVQTEPVTSMTIIEQVGKVHVLPLLQVQVDSAQVTVEQVHPDLLQDSQVHDSHISELPEQVQVSYLEVGRIQTEEGTEVHVEELHVERVNQMPIEVQTELLEADLDQVTPEIMNQEERDPSQADAAEAAREDHEDAEGLETKPTMDSQAEGSGNENRTPVPVLE